One segment of Longimicrobium sp. DNA contains the following:
- the fbp gene encoding class 1 fructose-bisphosphatase codes for MVTIERHIIEAEREFPEATGAFSNILYDLAFSAKMIAREVRRAGLADVLGLTGEVNIQGEEVRKLDEFANEVIFKALDHTGHLCGMASEEVEDFIPIPDRFPTGNYCVLFDPLDGSSNIDANVSVGTIFSVHRKVSDHARGCVEDCLQPGTKQVAAGYIVYGSSTMLVYTTGNGVHGFTLEPSIGEFLLSHPNIRIPSPGQRIYSVNEGNYARWSEEQRRMVDHLKNADGDNPKPFSARYIGSLVADFHRNLLYGGMFMYPADVKCPQGKLRLLYEAAPLAMIAEHAGGRASTGEQRIMEIIPHDLHERTPLFIGTTEYVELAERFLAGAEAGALV; via the coding sequence TTGGTCACCATCGAGCGCCACATCATCGAGGCGGAGCGCGAGTTCCCCGAGGCGACCGGTGCGTTCAGCAACATCCTGTACGACCTGGCCTTCTCCGCCAAGATGATCGCGCGCGAGGTGCGGCGCGCCGGGCTCGCGGACGTGCTTGGGCTCACGGGCGAGGTGAACATCCAGGGCGAGGAGGTGCGCAAGCTGGACGAGTTCGCCAACGAGGTGATCTTCAAGGCGCTGGACCACACGGGGCACCTGTGCGGGATGGCCTCGGAAGAGGTGGAGGACTTCATCCCCATCCCCGACCGGTTCCCCACGGGGAACTACTGCGTGCTCTTCGACCCGCTGGACGGATCGTCGAACATCGACGCCAACGTCAGCGTGGGCACCATCTTCTCGGTGCACCGCAAGGTCAGCGACCACGCGCGCGGCTGCGTGGAGGACTGCCTGCAGCCGGGGACGAAGCAGGTGGCGGCGGGGTACATCGTCTACGGGTCGTCCACGATGCTGGTGTACACCACCGGCAACGGGGTGCACGGCTTCACGCTGGAGCCCTCGATCGGCGAGTTCCTCCTGTCGCACCCCAACATCAGGATCCCCTCGCCCGGGCAGCGGATCTACAGCGTCAACGAGGGGAACTACGCCCGCTGGTCCGAGGAGCAGCGCCGGATGGTGGACCACCTCAAGAACGCGGACGGCGACAACCCGAAGCCGTTCAGCGCGCGCTACATCGGCTCCCTGGTGGCGGACTTCCACCGCAACCTGCTGTACGGCGGGATGTTCATGTACCCGGCCGACGTGAAGTGCCCGCAGGGGAAGCTGCGCCTGCTGTACGAGGCCGCGCCGCTCGCCATGATCGCCGAGCACGCCGGCGGCCGCGCCTCCACGGGCGAGCAGCGCATCATGGAGATCATCCCCCACGACCTCCACGAGCGCACGCCCCTGTTCATCGGGACGACCGAGTACGTGGAGCTCGCCGAGCGCTTCCTGGCGGGGGCGGAGGCGGGGGCGCTGGTCTGA